The Thermus albus genomic sequence CCACCAGGACCCCCATGGCCAAGCGGCTTCCAGACAGCACCTGGACCAGCCTTTCCGTTAGCTCGCCTCCGTACTCCACCCCCTCTACCCCCGGAAGCTTCCTGAGCCTTTCCGCCACCCTGCGCACCGCCTCCGGGTCCTTAAGCCTCAGGCGCAGGGTGTCGGGCAAAGGGTTCTCCACCAGGTCCTTGGCTTCGGCCAGATAGGGGTAGTCCAGAACCAGCTGGGCCAGGGCCTCCTCCCTGCTCTGAAGCCGCACCTCCCCCACTTCGGGCCAGCCCTGGATCTCGCTGAGGATGGCTTCCACATCGGCCCCTTTTTGCAGGAAGGCCGCCACTTCCAGTTCCCTCTCGAGGGTATGCACTACCCGCTCCAAGTTCCATAGGACAAGGCCCAGAAAGTAAAGGAGGGCGAAGGAGACGAGGGCGGTAAAAAAGGTGGCGAGACTGGCCGTAGGATGACGGAGGATCTGCCGCAGGCCCTCGCGGAAGGCGTACATGGCTACCATCTTACGTGTCTTTACGGATGAAAAGCTTTAGCCATGGAGCGTGGCGGCCATGGGGAAAGGCTCCTTTTAGGAGATGGCTGGCCGGAAGAGGGCCTTTCCCTTGGCGGCAAGGGCTTGGGGCCAGGCCTCGAGGGGAAAGATGCCCCCGATGAGTTCCTCCAACCCCTTTAGCTCCGAGAGGAGGCCCACCGCCTGGGCGAACTCCTCTGGGCTATAGGTGTAGCTTCCCACCAAACCCACCTCCTTGAACCAGAAGGGGGAGAGGTCGGCCCATT encodes the following:
- a CDS encoding cell division protein FtsX, translated to MYAFREGLRQILRHPTASLATFFTALVSFALLYFLGLVLWNLERVVHTLERELEVAAFLQKGADVEAILSEIQGWPEVGEVRLQSREEALAQLVLDYPYLAEAKDLVENPLPDTLRLRLKDPEAVRRVAERLRKLPGVEGVEYGGELTERLVQVLSGSRLAMGVLVGLLLLNTFFSVMGSIRLSLESRKEALGIMLLVGATRRFIQAPFVVEGILLTLGASLLAVAFGSLLYRGLAQALQGLLPFLPVLGVKDLSQTGLMVLALAVVLGAGGAFMATRAYLREV